A window from Opitutales bacterium encodes these proteins:
- a CDS encoding DUF4340 domain-containing protein, with protein MKLKHLAIAVAALGLFTIGMWFVRQQGKSYTVDPIIGTALVSGDTLNAARSIELFDGADVASVTLMLQGNQWMIEEYYRLPIEFTRLRRLVTELGELKVIRAVTENPERMAALDLGDELIVFRDLDGLELGRVAFGRPGETGGVFAKTSQSPKALLVDRSPALEFYPLAWADKTPLGLEVGGLKTVTLKYLNGYQIELTRDDATNHYSAATSLPEGQALDQEQVRRAIDAMLDPRVDSATAIDDPAVEEAMVYAHEITLVYDSGKEVVYRVGRRPEQILLPEVFEEGPEPSDEGVGENEPETKPAGDAYLVMTGIGPAIDSIAYKLSSSTFKQFPIEWDILVETQTDDTP; from the coding sequence ATGAAACTGAAGCATCTAGCTATTGCCGTCGCAGCTTTGGGTCTTTTCACCATCGGAATGTGGTTTGTCCGACAACAAGGAAAGAGTTACACAGTAGATCCCATTATCGGCACTGCACTCGTGTCCGGGGACACCTTGAATGCAGCGCGCTCTATAGAGTTATTCGATGGGGCAGATGTGGCCTCGGTTACATTAATGCTTCAAGGTAATCAGTGGATGATTGAGGAATACTATCGTCTCCCCATTGAGTTCACCCGCCTGCGTCGTCTCGTCACCGAGCTAGGAGAATTAAAGGTGATTCGGGCAGTAACGGAAAATCCAGAGCGGATGGCCGCGCTGGATTTGGGTGATGAGCTCATCGTGTTCAGAGACTTGGACGGTCTTGAATTGGGACGCGTCGCATTTGGCCGGCCGGGGGAGACCGGAGGCGTCTTTGCCAAGACATCGCAATCACCTAAAGCGCTCCTTGTAGATCGTTCACCAGCGTTGGAATTTTATCCACTGGCCTGGGCGGACAAAACGCCGCTGGGCCTCGAAGTCGGCGGCCTGAAGACGGTCACGCTCAAATACCTCAACGGATACCAGATCGAACTCACTCGTGACGACGCTACCAATCATTACAGCGCAGCAACGAGCCTGCCGGAAGGGCAGGCATTGGATCAGGAGCAGGTGAGACGAGCAATTGATGCCATGTTGGATCCGCGCGTTGATTCAGCCACAGCCATCGATGATCCAGCGGTCGAAGAAGCCATGGTCTATGCCCATGAAATAACTTTAGTATATGACTCCGGAAAGGAGGTAGTTTACAGAGTAGGCCGCCGCCCCGAACAAATACTTCTGCCCGAAGTCTTCGAGGAGGGCCCAGAGCCATCTGATGAAGGAGTAGGGGAGAATGAGCCCGAGACAAAACCAGCAGGCGACGCTTATTTAGTGATGACTGGAATCGGCCCGGCTATAGATTCAATAGCTTATAAGCTGTCCAGCTCAACGTTTAAGCAATTCCCCATCGAATGGGATATTCTCGTTGAAACTCAGACGGACGATACGCCTTAA
- a CDS encoding metallophosphoesterase family protein, with protein sequence MFALSDDRIAIFSDVHSNVYALKAVLEDAFLLDIERHICLGDIVGYGAHPSECLEMIRELECPVVQGNHDYMAAESVPDTDLMTGASAGAVFSKEALNEEQLGYLRDLPRKRVIGDATYSHASLEEPEQWGYVFSTIAAEGHLQSIDTPVSFMGHTHVPVCYSLSELDIGETFLNWENVIESSLIDGIQIDHDTPSMINVGSVGQPRDGDPRASYVIYSPSQKMALLRRVIYDVQAAQKAILDVKLPLFSAQRLEIGE encoded by the coding sequence GTGTTTGCCCTTTCTGACGACAGGATCGCCATTTTCAGTGACGTGCATTCCAATGTTTATGCCCTGAAAGCAGTATTGGAAGATGCGTTCCTACTGGATATTGAACGCCATATTTGTTTGGGAGACATCGTTGGCTATGGGGCGCACCCGTCGGAGTGCCTCGAAATGATTCGCGAGTTGGAGTGCCCGGTCGTTCAGGGAAATCACGACTACATGGCTGCAGAGAGCGTGCCCGACACTGACCTGATGACAGGCGCTTCGGCCGGAGCCGTTTTCTCGAAAGAAGCTCTCAATGAAGAGCAACTCGGCTATCTACGGGACTTGCCACGCAAACGGGTCATCGGTGATGCTACTTACTCGCACGCGTCCCTTGAAGAGCCAGAACAGTGGGGCTACGTGTTTTCAACAATTGCTGCTGAAGGCCACCTTCAATCGATTGACACCCCCGTTTCGTTCATGGGTCACACCCACGTCCCTGTGTGTTACAGCCTCTCGGAACTGGATATTGGAGAGACGTTCTTAAATTGGGAAAACGTTATAGAATCCTCCCTCATTGATGGTATCCAAATCGATCATGATACGCCCTCGATGATTAACGTTGGATCGGTAGGACAACCCCGCGATGGCGACCCAAGAGCAAGCTATGTTATTTACTCACCATCACAAAAGATGGCCCTACTCCGTCGCGTTATCTATGACGTTCAAGCTGCCCAAAAAGCCATCCTAGATGTAAAGCTTCCCCTCTTCTCCGCGCAAAGGCTCGAAATCGGAGAATAG
- a CDS encoding GldG family protein, with protein MKSTQTLSAVLLLVAALILINIVGNLLPGQIDMTSGKLYSLSPGTNALLNELEEPIELTFYYSSSADGVPVSFKNFAERAEDLLEQYDRAGGYLVRLISIDPRPDTADEENAIRAGLTRQPLPNGAPLFLGLHVVQAEKETLIPFFQPEREPFMEYDISRLIYETTLLTRPRLGIITALDMDGATMPSMIPGQPTQGVPPWLVVDELRRTYDVSFLDHRDEASLESIDILAVIHPPKMEPYMLFAIDQFVLSGKPVLFAIDPSSTVRRMQSAQQSGGMFGGPPSQVSSSDLDNLLSGYGISFDPQKVVGDLDNALQVFSQNSSAPLLNPTYVALESFDSENPVMAQLNSIWLIEPGSLSVSPRPNVQFERLLHTSKRSGEMINGSLSFLPPDQLMDQILPDSIERTLAGVMTGKFQTAFPDGSPPKPEEEKDEGEQLIEALQNSLLEGGGETNSFLSESAETSRIVVLSDTDFIFDEFAVQRVNLFGAESYRPYNDNLAFFANLIDSLAGSEALLNIRGKGSIFRTFDRIEAMERAAQESFRNAQIEVEAQIAETSRQLRELQQQQDSQGILVASPEVLDAIEDLRNNEADFRQRLREIRKTMREDIEATEITLAAFNMIVSPVIIILFGIAFFVQRGKRK; from the coding sequence ATGAAATCTACACAGACTCTTTCGGCCGTCCTTCTTCTAGTGGCGGCTTTAATTCTTATAAACATTGTTGGTAATCTGCTGCCCGGTCAGATCGATATGACCTCTGGCAAGCTTTATAGCCTGTCTCCAGGCACAAACGCATTACTGAATGAGTTGGAGGAACCGATAGAGCTCACTTTCTATTATTCATCGTCGGCTGACGGCGTGCCGGTGAGCTTCAAAAACTTCGCCGAACGCGCGGAAGACCTCTTGGAGCAATACGACCGTGCTGGAGGCTATTTAGTCCGGCTCATATCAATAGATCCCCGTCCTGACACAGCAGATGAAGAAAACGCCATCCGGGCCGGCTTGACTCGCCAGCCGCTGCCCAACGGAGCGCCCCTGTTTCTCGGATTGCATGTCGTTCAGGCTGAGAAAGAGACACTCATTCCATTTTTCCAGCCGGAGCGTGAGCCCTTCATGGAGTATGATATTTCACGTCTAATCTACGAAACCACACTCCTGACGCGGCCTAGGCTCGGTATTATTACAGCACTTGATATGGATGGAGCCACCATGCCGTCAATGATACCCGGACAGCCGACTCAAGGTGTTCCGCCCTGGCTGGTTGTGGATGAGTTGAGGCGAACCTATGATGTGAGTTTCTTGGATCACAGGGATGAGGCTTCACTGGAATCTATAGATATTTTGGCTGTAATCCATCCTCCCAAGATGGAGCCTTACATGCTGTTCGCTATTGATCAATTTGTTCTTTCTGGAAAACCTGTGCTCTTTGCTATCGATCCGTCTTCGACTGTGAGACGTATGCAGAGCGCCCAGCAAAGTGGCGGTATGTTTGGAGGGCCGCCGTCACAGGTCAGTTCTAGTGATTTGGATAATTTACTTTCCGGCTACGGTATCAGCTTTGACCCACAGAAAGTTGTTGGAGATCTCGATAACGCGCTTCAGGTTTTCTCCCAGAATTCCAGTGCACCATTGCTGAATCCTACCTATGTCGCGCTCGAGTCTTTCGACAGCGAAAACCCCGTGATGGCCCAACTCAATTCTATCTGGTTGATCGAGCCCGGTAGCCTAAGTGTTTCGCCGCGACCGAATGTTCAGTTTGAGCGCTTGCTCCACACATCCAAACGCAGTGGAGAAATGATTAATGGCTCACTCAGCTTCTTACCACCGGATCAACTGATGGATCAGATATTGCCCGATTCTATCGAGCGCACCCTCGCTGGAGTGATGACGGGTAAGTTTCAGACTGCCTTCCCGGACGGATCTCCTCCGAAGCCCGAGGAGGAAAAAGATGAGGGTGAACAACTGATCGAGGCACTTCAAAACTCATTGCTTGAAGGCGGAGGGGAAACGAACAGTTTTTTGAGCGAATCTGCTGAAACAAGCCGGATTGTGGTGCTCTCAGACACCGACTTCATCTTTGACGAATTCGCTGTTCAGCGAGTGAATCTCTTTGGCGCGGAGTCCTACCGACCCTATAATGATAATCTGGCATTTTTTGCGAACCTCATCGATTCGCTCGCCGGCAGTGAAGCACTGCTAAATATCCGAGGTAAAGGCAGCATATTCCGCACATTTGACCGAATCGAGGCGATGGAACGCGCAGCCCAAGAAAGCTTCCGCAATGCTCAAATTGAGGTGGAGGCTCAGATTGCAGAGACCTCGCGTCAACTCCGTGAACTTCAACAACAGCAAGACTCCCAGGGCATCCTCGTCGCATCTCCTGAAGTGCTCGATGCGATTGAAGACTTGCGCAACAACGAGGCGGATTTTCGTCAGCGCCTTCGAGAAATTCGTAAGACCATGCGTGAAGACATTGAAGCCACGGAAATCACCCTTGCCGCGTTTAATATGATCGTTTCGCCCGTAATCATTATTCTCTTTGGAATCGCCTTTTTCGTCCAGCGCGGGAAACGCAAATAA
- the aroC gene encoding chorismate synthase → MGNVFGKLFRISTFGESHGGGVGVVIDGCPPGIAITPEEIQMELDRRKPGQSRISTPRKEADAVSILSGIYEDRTLGTPIAMFVGNKDHNPSAYDEMRDKFRPSHADFTYQTKYGIRNPEGGGRSSARETIGRVAAGALAKKILNVAGVEIRAFVSSIHDIDADPNLSFPSLESVEATPVRCPDASVADQMIERIKEMRNQGNSVGGRIECRLRGLPVGLGEPVFDRLEADLAKAMLSLPATKGFEVGSGFEGTRLTGLQHNDVFVTKEDGQVGTQTNRSGGVQGGISNGEDLHFRVAFKPTATVRSAQQTVDESGQAVEIEGKGRHDPCVVPRAVPIVESMAALVVIDHWMRFQAQCRTFPASKAD, encoded by the coding sequence ATGGGAAACGTATTTGGTAAGCTATTTCGCATTTCAACCTTTGGGGAAAGCCATGGAGGGGGAGTGGGGGTCGTCATCGACGGCTGTCCGCCGGGAATCGCGATCACACCTGAAGAAATTCAAATGGAGCTCGATCGGCGGAAGCCAGGTCAGAGCAGGATTTCGACTCCACGCAAGGAGGCGGATGCAGTGTCCATCTTGTCGGGAATTTACGAGGACCGGACATTGGGGACACCCATAGCTATGTTTGTTGGCAATAAGGACCACAACCCCTCTGCCTATGATGAAATGCGAGACAAGTTTCGTCCAAGCCATGCAGATTTCACTTACCAGACTAAATATGGGATCCGCAATCCCGAGGGAGGAGGGCGCTCTTCAGCTCGAGAGACAATTGGAAGGGTGGCAGCAGGCGCCCTGGCAAAGAAGATCTTGAATGTGGCTGGCGTAGAAATACGCGCCTTTGTGTCGAGCATCCACGACATTGACGCGGATCCCAACCTGAGTTTTCCCTCTCTTGAGTCAGTGGAAGCCACTCCAGTCCGTTGCCCCGATGCATCCGTGGCAGATCAGATGATCGAGCGCATAAAAGAGATGCGAAACCAGGGAAATAGTGTGGGTGGTCGTATCGAATGCCGGCTTCGTGGACTTCCTGTTGGGTTGGGTGAACCGGTTTTTGATCGTTTGGAGGCTGATTTGGCCAAGGCGATGTTATCGCTGCCAGCGACAAAGGGCTTTGAGGTGGGCTCCGGCTTCGAGGGAACGCGCCTCACGGGTTTGCAGCACAATGATGTATTTGTAACGAAGGAGGACGGTCAGGTGGGTACACAGACAAATCGTTCAGGTGGGGTCCAAGGCGGTATATCAAATGGGGAAGACTTACACTTTCGGGTAGCTTTCAAACCTACCGCTACCGTGCGTTCAGCGCAGCAGACGGTCGATGAGTCTGGTCAAGCGGTAGAGATCGAAGGTAAGGGGCGACACGATCCGTGTGTGGTCCCACGTGCAGTGCCGATCGTGGAGAGCATGGCGGCACTGGTGGTCATTGATCACTGGATGCGTTTCCAGGCTCAGTGCAGAACATTTCCAGCTTCAAAAGCGGATTGA